Proteins encoded together in one Terriglobia bacterium window:
- a CDS encoding TonB-dependent receptor produces MNRRTLIGLLAFMFLLSYTTISLAQTDTARLQGTITDAQGAVVNGATITVTSLGTGRSVTVESGGAGDYSVPALPPGHYKVEVKMQGFKAVTQEITLQVSQIAPVNFQLQPGDITTSVEVTADVPLVESASSTISDVVVGRQVTELPLNGRNFTQLATLVPGVTRGVIDGDASGGRGNSETFRFSNVGGASLSVNGLRPQANNFILDGIDNNESLVNTIIFFPPAEAIEEFRVDTSIAPAEFGRAGGGVVSTSIKSGTNSLHGTVFEFLRNDNLDATRTFIRATCPPGKDCKSEFRRNQFGGTIGGPIIKDKVFFFFDYQGLRQLFPLGLDRATVPTPKMRNGDFSELLSGPNPILIKDPLLSGPCVSNDPRQQSGCFSGNIIPPNRINPVAQKYLNAYPLPNAPGVLQNFLVTRNQTQHFNDFDARVDWILGTRDSMFGRFSFGQDSSVTSSRLPALPAGFGSGTNPSNPRGLALNETHTFSNSLVNEFRFGYIRTRYGFTPPFQDQQISANLGIPNANTSPLLGGGALIGGFNNQIEFTGDFGPFLVPQNSFQYSDTLSWVKGAHNLKFGASIIRRQVNLFRPNRGKGFFVLFGDGGGSSPTHYEVSDLLAGFVQQYDIGPPFGMVGTRNWETGYFVQDDWKVSHRLTLNLGLRYDLYTWPVEVADRQANFDITTGKLLLAGQGGASRSFVPTDKNNFAPRFGFAYDLTGHGKTVLRGGYGIFYFVDRGGIDNQLAQNPPFSGFSSFSYNNGFRMTLSGQAPLNSNDSRLATGPLPQGNVNNVNLNNPQNVTVFEALPSNRNSYVQEWNLQIQRELGANTALSVGYVGTKGTRLTTYYNFNRQFYNAPPGTSNFPSLGGNVNVQDTIGNSIYHALQTRLEHRFTAGWQFTMAYTWAHAIDDSPGAFDQGNGNAVDFNNLRLERGNSSLDVRQRFTFSTLYELPFGRGKTYGHDWSGAVEALLGGWQLNGILTFQSGLPFDLTAQGTPNTHPDQIREPNNQFTTGQYFDVSAFQIPPTNQVTNIRLRAGNVARNLLTGPGTSNLDLSIFKNFKFKERYVTQFRAQFYNFTNTPQFAQPNGDITNVGQRGQILDTRLSSERQIEFAIRFSF; encoded by the coding sequence ATGAACCGACGCACGTTAATAGGATTACTGGCGTTTATGTTTTTGTTGAGTTACACAACCATCAGCCTGGCTCAGACTGACACCGCCCGCCTTCAAGGAACTATCACGGATGCCCAGGGCGCGGTTGTGAACGGGGCGACTATAACCGTCACCAGCTTGGGTACAGGACGCTCCGTGACGGTGGAAAGCGGTGGGGCGGGAGATTACTCAGTCCCTGCTCTGCCTCCCGGACATTACAAAGTCGAAGTCAAAATGCAGGGCTTCAAGGCGGTGACTCAGGAAATCACGCTCCAGGTTTCCCAGATTGCCCCTGTGAACTTTCAACTTCAACCCGGCGACATCACCACCAGCGTCGAGGTGACGGCGGACGTGCCCCTGGTAGAGAGTGCCAGTTCCACTATCAGCGATGTGGTGGTGGGGCGACAAGTCACTGAGCTCCCACTCAACGGCCGCAACTTTACGCAGTTGGCCACCTTGGTTCCTGGAGTCACCCGTGGCGTAATAGACGGCGATGCCTCAGGGGGTCGTGGCAACTCAGAGACTTTCCGCTTCAGCAATGTCGGCGGTGCATCGCTTTCGGTGAACGGCTTACGGCCGCAGGCCAACAACTTCATCCTGGACGGCATTGACAACAACGAATCGCTTGTCAACACGATCATCTTCTTCCCTCCTGCGGAGGCCATCGAGGAGTTTCGAGTCGACACCAGCATTGCGCCCGCAGAGTTCGGTCGTGCGGGTGGGGGTGTGGTGAGCACCTCCATCAAATCGGGAACCAACTCCCTGCATGGGACCGTCTTTGAATTTCTGCGTAATGATAATTTGGATGCGACTCGAACCTTCATCCGGGCGACTTGCCCTCCCGGCAAGGACTGCAAAAGCGAGTTCCGCCGAAATCAATTCGGGGGCACGATTGGCGGCCCCATCATCAAAGACAAGGTGTTCTTCTTCTTCGATTATCAGGGACTCCGCCAGTTGTTCCCCCTGGGACTGGATCGGGCCACGGTACCCACTCCCAAGATGAGAAATGGGGATTTCTCGGAATTGCTATCGGGGCCCAACCCGATTCTTATCAAGGACCCACTGCTGTCGGGGCCGTGCGTCTCTAATGATCCGAGGCAGCAGAGTGGCTGTTTCTCCGGGAATATCATTCCCCCGAACCGGATTAACCCTGTCGCGCAGAAGTATTTGAATGCTTACCCCCTGCCGAATGCTCCCGGCGTCCTCCAGAATTTTCTGGTCACGCGCAATCAGACTCAACATTTCAACGATTTTGACGCCCGTGTCGATTGGATTTTGGGAACACGGGACAGCATGTTTGGCCGCTTTAGTTTCGGACAGGACAGTTCGGTGACGAGTTCTCGATTGCCGGCGCTGCCCGCGGGTTTCGGCTCTGGAACGAACCCTAGTAACCCCCGTGGTCTCGCCCTCAACGAAACGCATACCTTCTCTAACTCGCTGGTCAACGAATTCCGGTTCGGGTATATTCGCACGCGGTATGGTTTCACTCCTCCATTCCAGGACCAGCAGATCTCCGCGAACCTGGGCATCCCCAATGCCAACACCAGCCCCCTGCTGGGGGGAGGAGCCCTGATCGGAGGGTTCAACAATCAGATCGAATTCACGGGGGATTTCGGACCTTTTCTGGTTCCACAGAATAGCTTTCAATATTCCGACACCCTGTCCTGGGTCAAGGGCGCCCATAACTTGAAGTTTGGCGCCAGTATTATCCGTCGTCAAGTAAACCTCTTTCGCCCGAACCGCGGCAAGGGGTTCTTTGTCCTCTTCGGAGATGGCGGGGGTTCGAGCCCAACTCATTACGAAGTGTCAGACCTTCTGGCGGGCTTCGTGCAGCAATATGACATCGGCCCGCCCTTCGGCATGGTGGGAACCCGAAACTGGGAGACCGGCTATTTCGTCCAGGACGATTGGAAGGTCAGCCACCGACTCACCTTGAACCTTGGACTGCGCTATGACCTGTATACCTGGCCGGTGGAGGTCGCCGACCGCCAAGCGAATTTTGACATCACGACGGGGAAGCTTTTGCTGGCAGGCCAGGGAGGCGCCTCCCGGAGCTTCGTTCCCACCGATAAAAACAACTTTGCTCCCCGCTTCGGCTTTGCCTACGACCTCACAGGGCATGGCAAGACGGTACTGCGGGGCGGCTACGGCATCTTCTATTTCGTGGACCGAGGGGGTATCGACAACCAGTTGGCGCAGAATCCACCCTTCAGCGGATTCTCTTCCTTCTCATACAACAACGGATTCCGCATGACACTCTCCGGCCAGGCGCCCTTGAACAGCAATGATTCGCGTCTTGCCACCGGACCCTTGCCTCAAGGCAATGTGAACAACGTCAATCTGAACAATCCCCAGAACGTGACCGTGTTCGAAGCGCTGCCGAGCAATCGGAATTCCTATGTTCAGGAGTGGAACCTGCAAATCCAGCGAGAATTGGGCGCTAATACGGCGCTGTCCGTGGGCTATGTCGGGACCAAGGGGACTCGGCTAACCACCTATTACAACTTTAATCGGCAGTTTTACAATGCTCCTCCCGGAACGAGCAATTTCCCGAGCCTGGGGGGAAACGTGAACGTTCAGGACACGATTGGCAATTCCATCTACCATGCCTTACAAACCCGGCTTGAGCATCGCTTCACCGCAGGCTGGCAGTTCACCATGGCGTACACGTGGGCTCATGCCATTGACGACTCCCCCGGTGCTTTTGACCAGGGGAACGGCAACGCGGTTGATTTCAATAACCTTCGCCTGGAGCGCGGCAACTCGAGCCTGGATGTGCGGCAACGCTTTACCTTCAGCACGCTGTACGAACTCCCCTTTGGCCGCGGAAAAACGTATGGTCACGACTGGTCGGGCGCTGTCGAAGCCCTCCTCGGCGGCTGGCAACTCAACGGCATTCTCACCTTCCAGAGTGGTCTGCCGTTTGACCTGACTGCACAGGGAACTCCGAATACTCATCCCGATCAGATTCGCGAGCCGAACAATCAGTTCACCACGGGTCAGTACTTTGATGTCAGTGCATTTCAGATACCGCCCACCAACCAAGTTACGAACATTAGACTTCGGGCGGGGAACGTCGCACGAAACCTCTTGACGGGACCGGGAACCAGCAACCTGGACCTTTCCATCTTCAAGAACTTCAAGTTCAAGGAGCGCTATGTGACCCAGTTCCGCGCGCAGTTCTATAACTTCACCAACACTCCCCAATTTGCGCAGCCCAATGGCGATATCACCAATGTTGGTCAAAGAGGCCAGATTCTCGACACTCGGCTGAGCTCCGAACGCCAGATTGAATTTGCCATTCGCTTCTCGTTCTAA
- the malQ gene encoding 4-alpha-glucanotransferase has protein sequence MKLARSSGILLHPTSLPGRFGIGDFGPAAYRFADFLAGSSQHVWQMLPLGPTGYGDSPYQCFSAFAGNPLLISLEKLVEMGILSSKDLEGAPQFPAHEVDYGRVIDFKVGLLKKAYHNFKSEASESGRGDLEAFSRINAWWLDDYSLFMAVKEAHAAAVWTRWDAPIAMRHPEAVERWNRELADKVEARKFWQYLFFTQWDALKRYCHDRGIRIMGDIPIFVAHDSADVWGHRKLFSLDDHGNPHIVAGVPPDYFSATGQLWGNPLYRWNVIARTGYKWWVDRFRAILSLVDIIRLDHFRGFEAYWEIPAAETTAIHGRWVKGPGAKLFKALQKALGELPIVAENLGVITPEVEQLRNQFGFPGMAVLQFAFGTDPQAPGFRPHNYPRNCVVYTGTHDNDTTMGWWTSAGTTDSTRSSEDIRRERDFTLKFLGTDGAEMNWVFIRRVLASVADLAMIPLQDVLGLGSEARMNLPSRPHGNWRWRFTSDMLTDQIRERLKELTVIYDRGN, from the coding sequence GTGAAATTAGCCCGATCAAGCGGCATTCTGCTGCATCCCACCTCTCTCCCCGGACGGTTTGGTATCGGCGATTTTGGTCCGGCTGCATACCGTTTCGCGGATTTTCTGGCAGGATCCAGTCAACATGTTTGGCAGATGTTGCCCCTGGGACCCACTGGTTATGGGGATTCCCCTTATCAATGTTTTTCTGCCTTTGCGGGGAACCCCCTCCTGATCAGCCTGGAGAAGCTTGTGGAGATGGGAATTCTGTCGTCGAAGGATTTGGAGGGCGCACCGCAGTTTCCGGCCCACGAGGTGGATTATGGGAGGGTGATCGATTTTAAGGTCGGGCTGCTCAAGAAGGCCTATCACAATTTCAAGAGCGAGGCATCCGAGAGTGGGCGAGGTGATCTCGAAGCTTTTTCTCGAATCAATGCCTGGTGGCTTGATGACTACAGCCTGTTCATGGCAGTCAAGGAGGCTCACGCCGCGGCCGTATGGACGCGATGGGATGCACCCATCGCCATGCGTCATCCCGAAGCGGTCGAGCGATGGAACAGAGAACTTGCAGACAAGGTTGAGGCCCGAAAATTCTGGCAGTATTTGTTTTTCACTCAATGGGATGCTCTGAAGCGATATTGCCACGATCGCGGAATTCGAATCATGGGCGACATTCCCATCTTCGTGGCCCACGACAGTGCCGACGTTTGGGGTCACCGGAAGCTCTTCTCTCTCGATGACCACGGCAACCCTCACATCGTGGCCGGTGTCCCGCCGGATTATTTCAGCGCGACCGGTCAGTTGTGGGGAAATCCCTTGTATCGATGGAATGTTATCGCCCGCACCGGATACAAATGGTGGGTCGACCGCTTCCGTGCTATTCTTTCGCTTGTCGATATCATCCGACTCGATCATTTCCGGGGCTTCGAAGCCTACTGGGAAATTCCCGCAGCTGAAACGACCGCCATTCATGGGCGATGGGTCAAAGGACCCGGCGCGAAGCTTTTTAAAGCGCTTCAGAAAGCGCTCGGAGAATTGCCGATTGTGGCCGAGAATTTGGGAGTCATTACCCCTGAGGTGGAACAGCTCCGGAACCAGTTTGGGTTTCCCGGGATGGCTGTCCTTCAATTTGCCTTTGGCACAGATCCGCAGGCGCCGGGCTTTCGGCCTCACAACTATCCTCGCAACTGCGTGGTGTACACAGGGACCCACGACAACGACACGACGATGGGGTGGTGGACCAGCGCAGGGACCACCGACAGCACACGCAGTTCGGAAGACATCAGGAGGGAACGAGACTTCACCCTCAAATTTCTCGGAACCGACGGAGCGGAAATGAATTGGGTTTTCATTCGCCGGGTGTTGGCTTCCGTCGCGGACCTCGCCATGATCCCTCTTCAAGATGTCCTGGGGCTGGGAAGTGAAGCCCGGATGAACCTCCCTTCGAGACCCCATGGAAACTGGCGCTGGCGCTTTACTTCAGACATGTTGACCGATCAGATTCGCGAGCGATTGAAGGAATTGACGGTGATCTACGACCGGGGGAATTAG